TATAGAAACCACAGATATAACCCGCCAACCACCAACACTGCTTAAGCAAATCTGCAAAACTTCTCGAACAGAAACCTCATGGTCAATGAGCAAAATCTGCTTATGAGACATAAAAGAAACTACTTCAGTCTTAGGTTTTTTTTTAAAATAGCTTAGAAATATAAGAAATAGATGAGAACAATAGAACTTCAAGATAGTCTCTAAATATTCCACCCTAAAATTTCAGCTACCTGTTTCCAGACTTGTCTTGAATTGAAAGGCTTAATAATCACTCCGGCTACCCCCATTGTAGCAAAGCGACGGCGATCGCTAGGCAATGCTTTAGCCGTCAGCAAAATAACTGGTATCATCTGAGTCTGTAGATCGGCTTGTAGCTGCTCAAAGCACTCAAACCCGTCCATCTCTGGCATTGATATATCGAGAATTATGGCATCAAAAGGTTTTGTCTTCGCTTTGAGCAAGCCTTC
Above is a genomic segment from Aerosakkonema funiforme FACHB-1375 containing:
- a CDS encoding response regulator, encoding MTKHILVIDDEADIRDVIQMSLEGFGGWQVMQGESGSEGLLKAKTKPFDAIILDISMPEMDGFECFEQLQADLQTQMIPVILLTAKALPSDRRRFATMGVAGVIIKPFNSRQVWKQVAEILGWNI